A genome region from Erigeron canadensis isolate Cc75 chromosome 3, C_canadensis_v1, whole genome shotgun sequence includes the following:
- the LOC122593379 gene encoding EG45-like domain containing protein: MGFMTRAFFLIAMVACLSSVAHAIAGQATFYTPPYTPSSCFGFEDRGNMILAANSGLFANRAACGTRYRVTCTGTTNAVTPGCTGRSVDVTVVDLCPGCAGNQVDLSQEAYAVIANPDTGRINIEYNRI; the protein is encoded by the exons ATGGGTTTCATGACTAGAGCATTTTTCTTGATCGCCATGGTTGCATGTCTCAGCTCAGTTGCTCACGCCATTGCTGGCCAAGCAACTTTCTACACTCCTCCCTACACAC cATCGTCATGTTTTGGATTTGAAGACCGTGGCAATATGATTCTAGCAGCAAATAGTGGTTTGTTTGCCAACAGAGCGGCTTGTGGGACTAGGTATCGCGTGACTTGCACCGGCACAACCAATGCCGTGACTCCAGGTTGCACCGGCCGGAGTGTTGATGTAACAGTTGTTGATCTTTGTCCCGGATGTGCTGGTAATCAAGTTGATCTTTCACAAGAGGCTTATGCAGTTATTGCTAATCCTGATACCGGTAGAATTAACATTGAATATAACCG GATCTAA
- the LOC122593560 gene encoding uncharacterized protein LOC122593560: MGVLGETWCFCSGGIKSEKTKASIYSGKGSAMAVISDGGTGILIHRNLLLTTHAILPSVASAEAAEIRLQNGVGASLLPHRFFITSSVLDLTIVGLDSLDGDSNVPIQHLKTCSKPSLNLGSIVYILGYTEKGELTVGEGKVVIATDNLIKVCTDGVTWSPGSAGFDAHGNLSFMVCDPMKLATSPNTKSTSTLSSSTSSWKKDLPMQFGIPIPVICDWLNQNWEGSLDDLVNKPKLPLIRLMSTGQKSEHSCTSFTMRQVFKITEPENDQTALSSANVTPNSKDLPGPDSSSVTNSCKAETPARDQAAHVQGIPTPEIYESPKLTSVPFNKNQNSQFQLLDINFPPKIAKPTVPIQLVKKLSNPIMEAEVASTGSVNGAVSEVQSCSSPSQVSEGQNGYISEGETTMYSAETAESRNYPSPKGGRFSQQQVGRSQSCVNYNRWGPIQASSVARGRSLEKQRSYMQARKVYSQGATSQRSNEYYSPTVSSIMKKRNNLEQQWPNRPRRPTAVQSSPKWAF, encoded by the exons atggGTGTTTTAGGGGAGACATGGTGTTTTTGTAGTGGCGGAATTAAGTCAGAAAAAACAAAAGCGTCAATATATTCCGGCAAAGGTTCCGCCATGGCCGTGATTTCTGACGGCGGCACTGGGATTCTGATTCACCGGAATCTTTTACTTACAACACACGCTATTCTTCCTTCTGTTGCTTCAGCTGAAGCTGCCGAGATCCGCCTTCAAAATGGTGTCGGTGCTTCTCTTCTTCCTCACAg GTTTTTCATAACTAGCTCTGTTCTTGATCTAACAATAGTGGGTCTTGACTCCCTGGATGGAGACTCAAATGTCCCGATTCAGCACTTGAAAACCTGTTCTAAACCGAGTCTGAACCTGGGTAGTATTGTATACATTCTAGGCTATACTGAGAAAGGTGAGCTTACAGTTGGTGAAGGGAAGGTGGTTATAGCCACTGACAATCTTATAAAGGTCTGCACCGATGGTGTAACATGGAGCCCTGGATCTGCGGGGTTTGATGCACATGGTAACCTTTCGTTCATGGTTTGTGATCCTATGAAGTTAGCCACATCTCCAAACACAAAATCCACCTCAACATTGTCATCTTCTACATCCTCTTGGAAGAAAGACCTACCGATGCAATTTGGCATCCCGATTCCCGTTATCTGTGATTGGTTAAACCAGAATTGGGAGGGGAGCCTCGATGATTTGGTCAACAAACCAAAACTACCCCTAATCAGATTAATGTCAACGGGCCAAAAAAGTGAACATTCGTGCACTTCTTTCACTATGagacaagttttcaaaattaCCGAACCTGAAAATGATCAAACAGCTCTGTCGTCAGCAAATGTGACCCCAAATTCTAAAGACCTACCGGGGCCAGATTCTTCCTCAGTCACAAATAGTTGTAAAGCTGAAACACCAGCCCGTGATCAAGCTGCTCATGTACAGGGAATTCCAACACCTGAGATATACGAATCACCAAAATTGACATCTGTTCCCTtcaacaaaaaccaaaactCCCAATTTCAGCTCTTAGACATCAATTTCCCTCCCAAGATCGCAAAACCAACTGTGCCCATTCAGCTTGtaaaaaaactttcaaatcctATAATGGAAGCTGAGGTTGCCTCTACTGGGTCGGTGAATGGGGCAGTGAGTGAGGTCCAATCATGTTCGTCCCCGAGCCAGGTCTCGGAGGGGCAAAATGGGTATATCAGTGAAGGAGAGACAACCATGTATTCGGCAGAAACAGCCGAGAGCCGTAACTACCCCAGTCCTAAAGGAGGACGGTTTAGTCAGCAGCAAGTTGGGAGGAGTCAGAGCTGTGTGAATTACAACAGATGGGGCCCGATCCAGGCTAGCTCAGTGGCCCGTGGCCGTTCACTTGAAAAGCAAAGAAGCTATATGCAGGCTAGAAAGGTATATTCACAAGGTGCAACCTCTCAGAGGAGTAATGAATATTATAGCCCTACCGTGTCATCGATCATGAAGAAACGAAACAATTTGGAACAACAGTGGCCTAATAGGCCTCGTCGGCCAACTGCTGTTCAGTCCTCACCAAAATGGGCTTTTTGA
- the LOC122593520 gene encoding DNA-directed RNA polymerases I, II, and III subunit RPABC5: MIIPVRCFTCGKVIGNKWDTYLDLLQSDYTEGDALDALALVRYCCRRMLMTHVDLIEKLLNYNTLEKSDTA, from the exons atgattaTTCCTGTTCGCTGCTTCACCTGTGGAAAG GTTATTGGAAACAAATGGGACACGTATCTTGATCTTCTCCAATCTGATTACACTGAAGG GGATGCTCTTGATGCTTTGGCGCTCGTTCGTTACTGTTGCAGAAGAATGCTTATGACTCATGTTGATCTCATTGAGAAGCTTTTGAACTACAACA CATTGGAGAAATCTGATACCGCATGA